The Mytilus edulis chromosome 12, xbMytEdul2.2, whole genome shotgun sequence genome contains a region encoding:
- the LOC139499042 gene encoding uncharacterized protein isoform X3 — MCSDMNSLEVNENIFGMKKISYWKIYGVRQFPYPGNRKHFPIFSRSFSGQIIITNDVFGMTIHQFEREYKQCLKRRFAKEQWILNLQYPIKSSRQYLEYLEKCTCHNEGYITCQSSNLTEKRFFDNLVNVVGTEIEIRKRQRLFVLRDKVDCEMNTKITFITSGSIAEGLDLPGSDLDQMFLINGVEIVDENIVDFQCFCTTLVMEINSRLPGFVKLRLVHVSDVESQSIFNILDCIKSTDGKLYLSTKLFISNITGVNFSTHQVTIHGPCISQSSEAVDFAYCLRIRYWPDVARRWIYRHRQQWPCSAVINEIIQSGCLVVAVGPKNVEENDSLWRLSFSISEKKLLHSFNYTQLLCYGLLKLTLKQFINKIHKAKDLLCSYFIKTSLFWLSEEVCIETFRISNLLICYNLCLDKLMMWVRECYCPNYFIPEHNMFLGKVNYTNNKPLLQVLQAIKNIGIENVKEIFLQEDRFTSMYPTLSDTYHFKLDLLFYKLAKITAPEHEYNCYLTLNLIESFLKFERSAYIIGICENFKATVNQYLIQWLPSPIPFMSSQKEMYQLNKSRHKYLKNGLMCDAVSGWILYASFYYNEKQYNESLKIADYILSRCIPGLLRLHRVVYPINEIMKYSQELSHESEILISDRMRLFTIYSVRFLRYSPLMPDELKLEVDMADIYVPPLVMCNCLRFLCYHHLGDDHKKQQALEDLRITILTRNVLPINQLSDSLTILGVCYKLNGNTEAAIQCYDQAFRCEGRLCTSTRTRKLQIF, encoded by the exons ATGTGCAGTGATATGAATTCTTTAGAAGTGAATGAAAACATTTTCGGCATGAAAAAGATATCATATTGGAAGATATATGGTGTCAGACAGTTTCCATATCCAGGAAATCGTAAACACTTCCCAATTTTTAGTCGGTCTTTTAGTGGACAGATTATAATAACTAATGATGTGTTTGGAATGACGATTCATCAGTTCGAGCGAGAATacaaacaatgtttaaaaagACGATTTGCCAAGGAGCAGTGGATTTTAAACTTGCAGTATCCTATTAAATCTTCACGGCAATATTTAGAGTATCTGGAGAAGTGCACTTGCCATAACGAAG GTTATATTACCTGTCAATCGTCTAATTTGacagaaaaaagattttttgataATCTAGTGAACGTAGTTGGTACCGAAATAGAAATACGAAAAAGACAGCGTTTGTTTGTACTGAGGGACAAAGTCGACTGCgaaatgaatacaaaaataacatttataacaaGTGGCAGTATTGCTGAAGGTTTGGACTTACCAGGAAGCGATCTAGATCAAATGTTTCTTATAAACGGTGTAGAAATTGTTGATGAAAACATTGTAGATTTTCAATGTTTTTGTACAACATTGGTAATGGAGATCAATTCTCGACTTCCAGGGTTTGTAAAATTGAGGTTAGTACATGTGAGTGATGTAGAATCGCAaagcattttcaatattttagattGCATTAAATCCACGGATGGAAAGTTATACTTGTCAACTAAATTGTTTATTAGCAATATTACTGGGGTTAACTTTTCTACACACCAGGTAACAATTCATGGCCCATGTATATCTCAGAGCTCTGAAGCGGTTGATTTTGCATACTGCTTGCGAATAAGATATTGGCCTGACGTTGCAAGACGTTGGATTTATAGACACAGACAACAGTGGCCATGTTCTGCGGTAATCAATGAAATAATTCAAAGTGGATGTTTAGTGGTTGCGGTAGGTCCAAAAAATGTAGAAGAAAATGATTCTCTCTGGCGATTGTCTTTTTCAATATCTGAAAAGAAACTTCTACACTCTTTCAACTACACTCAGCTATTATGCTATGGATTACTTAAATTAACACTCAAACAATTTATCAACAAAATCCATAAAGCTAAAGATTTATTGTGCTCTTACTTTATCAAAACCTCTTTATTCTGGTTGTCCGAGGAAGTGTGTATTGAAACATTTCGAATTTCAAACTTACTCATTTGTTATAATCTTTGTCTCGACAAACTCATGATGTGGGTTAGGGAATGCTACTGTCCTAACTACTTTATACCTGAACATAATATGTTTCTAGGGAAAGTGAATTATACAAACAATAAACCTCTACTGCAAGTGCTTCAAGCTATCAAGAATATTGGAATcgaaaatgtaaaagaaatatttctaCAGGAAGATAGATTTACTAGTATGTATCCTACACTATCGGACACATATCATTTTAAACTAGatcttttgttttataaactaGCAAAGATAACGGCCCCGGAACACGAATATAATTGTTATCTAACATTGAACCTAATAGAgtcttttttgaaatttgaaagatCTGCATACATAATTGGAATATGTGAAAATTTCAAGGCCACAGTAAATCAATATTTGATACAGTGGCTTCCTTCACCTATACCGTTCATGTCGTCACAAAAAGAAATGTATCAGTTAAACAAATCACGccacaaatatttgaaaaacggaTTGATGTGCGATGCAGTGTCTGGTTGGATCTTATATGCTTCGTTCTATTATAATGAAAAGCAATACAACGAATCGCTTAAAATTGCAGATTACATATTATCCCGCTGTATTCCTGGGTTGCTTCGGTTACACCGTGTTGTTTATCCAATTAATGAAATCATGAAATATTCACAAGAATTAAGCCATGAAAGTGAAATATTAATATCAGATAGGATGAGATTATTTACCATCTACAGTGTAAGATTCTTACGTTATTCTCCGTTAATGCCTGACGAACTAAAATTGGAAGTAGACATGGCAGATATATATGTTCCTCCTCTGGTCATGTGTAATTGTCTACGATTTTTGTGTTATCATCATCTTGGGGACGACCACAAAAAACAACAAGCATTGGAAGATTTACGTATCACTATACTAACAAGAAACGTGTTGCCGATTAATCAGCTATCCGACTCGTTAACAATACTTGGTGTATGTTACAAACTTAATGGTAATACAGAGGCAGCTATTCAGTGCTATGATCAAGCTTTTCGTTGTGAGGGAAGACTTTGCACGTCAACAAGAACAAGGAAATTGcaaattttttaa
- the LOC139499042 gene encoding uncharacterized protein isoform X2, whose product MYVVLLYHCPEMCSDMNSLEVNENIFGMKKISYWKIYGVRQFPYPGNRKHFPIFSRSFSGQIIITNDVFGMTIHQFEREYKQCLKRRFAKEQWILNLQYPIKSSRQYLEYLEKCTCHNEGYITCQSSNLTEKRFFDNLVNVVGTEIEIRKRQRLFVLRDKVDCEMNTKITFITSGSIAEGLDLPGSDLDQMFLINGVEIVDENIVDFQCFCTTLVMEINSRLPGFVKLRLVHVSDVESQSIFNILDCIKSTDGKLYLSTKLFISNITGVNFSTHQVTIHGPCISQSSEAVDFAYCLRIRYWPDVARRWIYRHRQQWPCSAVINEIIQSGCLVVAVGPKNVEENDSLWRLSFSISEKKLLHSFNYTQLLCYGLLKLTLKQFINKIHKAKDLLCSYFIKTSLFWLSEEVCIETFRISNLLICYNLCLDKLMMWVRECYCPNYFIPEHNMFLGKVNYTNNKPLLQVLQAIKNIGIENVKEIFLQEDRFTSMYPTLSDTYHFKLDLLFYKLAKITAPEHEYNCYLTLNLIESFLKFERSAYIIGICENFKATVNQYLIQWLPSPIPFMSSQKEMYQLNKSRHKYLKNGLMCDAVSGWILYASFYYNEKQYNESLKIADYILSRCIPGLLRLHRVVYPINEIMKYSQELSHESEILISDRMRLFTIYSVRFLRYSPLMPDELKLEVDMADIYVPPLVMCNCLRFLCYHHLGDDHKKQQALEDLRITILTRNVLPINQLSDSLTILGVCYKLNGNTEAAIQCYDQAFRCEGRLCTSTRTRKLQIF is encoded by the exons ATGTATGtcgtactgttataccactgtccag AAATGTGCAGTGATATGAATTCTTTAGAAGTGAATGAAAACATTTTCGGCATGAAAAAGATATCATATTGGAAGATATATGGTGTCAGACAGTTTCCATATCCAGGAAATCGTAAACACTTCCCAATTTTTAGTCGGTCTTTTAGTGGACAGATTATAATAACTAATGATGTGTTTGGAATGACGATTCATCAGTTCGAGCGAGAATacaaacaatgtttaaaaagACGATTTGCCAAGGAGCAGTGGATTTTAAACTTGCAGTATCCTATTAAATCTTCACGGCAATATTTAGAGTATCTGGAGAAGTGCACTTGCCATAACGAAG GTTATATTACCTGTCAATCGTCTAATTTGacagaaaaaagattttttgataATCTAGTGAACGTAGTTGGTACCGAAATAGAAATACGAAAAAGACAGCGTTTGTTTGTACTGAGGGACAAAGTCGACTGCgaaatgaatacaaaaataacatttataacaaGTGGCAGTATTGCTGAAGGTTTGGACTTACCAGGAAGCGATCTAGATCAAATGTTTCTTATAAACGGTGTAGAAATTGTTGATGAAAACATTGTAGATTTTCAATGTTTTTGTACAACATTGGTAATGGAGATCAATTCTCGACTTCCAGGGTTTGTAAAATTGAGGTTAGTACATGTGAGTGATGTAGAATCGCAaagcattttcaatattttagattGCATTAAATCCACGGATGGAAAGTTATACTTGTCAACTAAATTGTTTATTAGCAATATTACTGGGGTTAACTTTTCTACACACCAGGTAACAATTCATGGCCCATGTATATCTCAGAGCTCTGAAGCGGTTGATTTTGCATACTGCTTGCGAATAAGATATTGGCCTGACGTTGCAAGACGTTGGATTTATAGACACAGACAACAGTGGCCATGTTCTGCGGTAATCAATGAAATAATTCAAAGTGGATGTTTAGTGGTTGCGGTAGGTCCAAAAAATGTAGAAGAAAATGATTCTCTCTGGCGATTGTCTTTTTCAATATCTGAAAAGAAACTTCTACACTCTTTCAACTACACTCAGCTATTATGCTATGGATTACTTAAATTAACACTCAAACAATTTATCAACAAAATCCATAAAGCTAAAGATTTATTGTGCTCTTACTTTATCAAAACCTCTTTATTCTGGTTGTCCGAGGAAGTGTGTATTGAAACATTTCGAATTTCAAACTTACTCATTTGTTATAATCTTTGTCTCGACAAACTCATGATGTGGGTTAGGGAATGCTACTGTCCTAACTACTTTATACCTGAACATAATATGTTTCTAGGGAAAGTGAATTATACAAACAATAAACCTCTACTGCAAGTGCTTCAAGCTATCAAGAATATTGGAATcgaaaatgtaaaagaaatatttctaCAGGAAGATAGATTTACTAGTATGTATCCTACACTATCGGACACATATCATTTTAAACTAGatcttttgttttataaactaGCAAAGATAACGGCCCCGGAACACGAATATAATTGTTATCTAACATTGAACCTAATAGAgtcttttttgaaatttgaaagatCTGCATACATAATTGGAATATGTGAAAATTTCAAGGCCACAGTAAATCAATATTTGATACAGTGGCTTCCTTCACCTATACCGTTCATGTCGTCACAAAAAGAAATGTATCAGTTAAACAAATCACGccacaaatatttgaaaaacggaTTGATGTGCGATGCAGTGTCTGGTTGGATCTTATATGCTTCGTTCTATTATAATGAAAAGCAATACAACGAATCGCTTAAAATTGCAGATTACATATTATCCCGCTGTATTCCTGGGTTGCTTCGGTTACACCGTGTTGTTTATCCAATTAATGAAATCATGAAATATTCACAAGAATTAAGCCATGAAAGTGAAATATTAATATCAGATAGGATGAGATTATTTACCATCTACAGTGTAAGATTCTTACGTTATTCTCCGTTAATGCCTGACGAACTAAAATTGGAAGTAGACATGGCAGATATATATGTTCCTCCTCTGGTCATGTGTAATTGTCTACGATTTTTGTGTTATCATCATCTTGGGGACGACCACAAAAAACAACAAGCATTGGAAGATTTACGTATCACTATACTAACAAGAAACGTGTTGCCGATTAATCAGCTATCCGACTCGTTAACAATACTTGGTGTATGTTACAAACTTAATGGTAATACAGAGGCAGCTATTCAGTGCTATGATCAAGCTTTTCGTTGTGAGGGAAGACTTTGCACGTCAACAAGAACAAGGAAATTGcaaattttttaa
- the LOC139499042 gene encoding uncharacterized protein isoform X1, with protein MQKMSTLFYFYYTPGVSVLPKASPHYEMCSDMNSLEVNENIFGMKKISYWKIYGVRQFPYPGNRKHFPIFSRSFSGQIIITNDVFGMTIHQFEREYKQCLKRRFAKEQWILNLQYPIKSSRQYLEYLEKCTCHNEGYITCQSSNLTEKRFFDNLVNVVGTEIEIRKRQRLFVLRDKVDCEMNTKITFITSGSIAEGLDLPGSDLDQMFLINGVEIVDENIVDFQCFCTTLVMEINSRLPGFVKLRLVHVSDVESQSIFNILDCIKSTDGKLYLSTKLFISNITGVNFSTHQVTIHGPCISQSSEAVDFAYCLRIRYWPDVARRWIYRHRQQWPCSAVINEIIQSGCLVVAVGPKNVEENDSLWRLSFSISEKKLLHSFNYTQLLCYGLLKLTLKQFINKIHKAKDLLCSYFIKTSLFWLSEEVCIETFRISNLLICYNLCLDKLMMWVRECYCPNYFIPEHNMFLGKVNYTNNKPLLQVLQAIKNIGIENVKEIFLQEDRFTSMYPTLSDTYHFKLDLLFYKLAKITAPEHEYNCYLTLNLIESFLKFERSAYIIGICENFKATVNQYLIQWLPSPIPFMSSQKEMYQLNKSRHKYLKNGLMCDAVSGWILYASFYYNEKQYNESLKIADYILSRCIPGLLRLHRVVYPINEIMKYSQELSHESEILISDRMRLFTIYSVRFLRYSPLMPDELKLEVDMADIYVPPLVMCNCLRFLCYHHLGDDHKKQQALEDLRITILTRNVLPINQLSDSLTILGVCYKLNGNTEAAIQCYDQAFRCEGRLCTSTRTRKLQIF; from the exons ATgcaaaaaatgtcaacattattttatttttattacacacCTGGCGTGTCAGTATTGCCCAAAGCAAGTCCTCATTACG AAATGTGCAGTGATATGAATTCTTTAGAAGTGAATGAAAACATTTTCGGCATGAAAAAGATATCATATTGGAAGATATATGGTGTCAGACAGTTTCCATATCCAGGAAATCGTAAACACTTCCCAATTTTTAGTCGGTCTTTTAGTGGACAGATTATAATAACTAATGATGTGTTTGGAATGACGATTCATCAGTTCGAGCGAGAATacaaacaatgtttaaaaagACGATTTGCCAAGGAGCAGTGGATTTTAAACTTGCAGTATCCTATTAAATCTTCACGGCAATATTTAGAGTATCTGGAGAAGTGCACTTGCCATAACGAAG GTTATATTACCTGTCAATCGTCTAATTTGacagaaaaaagattttttgataATCTAGTGAACGTAGTTGGTACCGAAATAGAAATACGAAAAAGACAGCGTTTGTTTGTACTGAGGGACAAAGTCGACTGCgaaatgaatacaaaaataacatttataacaaGTGGCAGTATTGCTGAAGGTTTGGACTTACCAGGAAGCGATCTAGATCAAATGTTTCTTATAAACGGTGTAGAAATTGTTGATGAAAACATTGTAGATTTTCAATGTTTTTGTACAACATTGGTAATGGAGATCAATTCTCGACTTCCAGGGTTTGTAAAATTGAGGTTAGTACATGTGAGTGATGTAGAATCGCAaagcattttcaatattttagattGCATTAAATCCACGGATGGAAAGTTATACTTGTCAACTAAATTGTTTATTAGCAATATTACTGGGGTTAACTTTTCTACACACCAGGTAACAATTCATGGCCCATGTATATCTCAGAGCTCTGAAGCGGTTGATTTTGCATACTGCTTGCGAATAAGATATTGGCCTGACGTTGCAAGACGTTGGATTTATAGACACAGACAACAGTGGCCATGTTCTGCGGTAATCAATGAAATAATTCAAAGTGGATGTTTAGTGGTTGCGGTAGGTCCAAAAAATGTAGAAGAAAATGATTCTCTCTGGCGATTGTCTTTTTCAATATCTGAAAAGAAACTTCTACACTCTTTCAACTACACTCAGCTATTATGCTATGGATTACTTAAATTAACACTCAAACAATTTATCAACAAAATCCATAAAGCTAAAGATTTATTGTGCTCTTACTTTATCAAAACCTCTTTATTCTGGTTGTCCGAGGAAGTGTGTATTGAAACATTTCGAATTTCAAACTTACTCATTTGTTATAATCTTTGTCTCGACAAACTCATGATGTGGGTTAGGGAATGCTACTGTCCTAACTACTTTATACCTGAACATAATATGTTTCTAGGGAAAGTGAATTATACAAACAATAAACCTCTACTGCAAGTGCTTCAAGCTATCAAGAATATTGGAATcgaaaatgtaaaagaaatatttctaCAGGAAGATAGATTTACTAGTATGTATCCTACACTATCGGACACATATCATTTTAAACTAGatcttttgttttataaactaGCAAAGATAACGGCCCCGGAACACGAATATAATTGTTATCTAACATTGAACCTAATAGAgtcttttttgaaatttgaaagatCTGCATACATAATTGGAATATGTGAAAATTTCAAGGCCACAGTAAATCAATATTTGATACAGTGGCTTCCTTCACCTATACCGTTCATGTCGTCACAAAAAGAAATGTATCAGTTAAACAAATCACGccacaaatatttgaaaaacggaTTGATGTGCGATGCAGTGTCTGGTTGGATCTTATATGCTTCGTTCTATTATAATGAAAAGCAATACAACGAATCGCTTAAAATTGCAGATTACATATTATCCCGCTGTATTCCTGGGTTGCTTCGGTTACACCGTGTTGTTTATCCAATTAATGAAATCATGAAATATTCACAAGAATTAAGCCATGAAAGTGAAATATTAATATCAGATAGGATGAGATTATTTACCATCTACAGTGTAAGATTCTTACGTTATTCTCCGTTAATGCCTGACGAACTAAAATTGGAAGTAGACATGGCAGATATATATGTTCCTCCTCTGGTCATGTGTAATTGTCTACGATTTTTGTGTTATCATCATCTTGGGGACGACCACAAAAAACAACAAGCATTGGAAGATTTACGTATCACTATACTAACAAGAAACGTGTTGCCGATTAATCAGCTATCCGACTCGTTAACAATACTTGGTGTATGTTACAAACTTAATGGTAATACAGAGGCAGCTATTCAGTGCTATGATCAAGCTTTTCGTTGTGAGGGAAGACTTTGCACGTCAACAAGAACAAGGAAATTGcaaattttttaa